The following coding sequences lie in one Vicia villosa cultivar HV-30 ecotype Madison, WI unplaced genomic scaffold, Vvil1.0 ctg.000858F_1_1, whole genome shotgun sequence genomic window:
- the LOC131631730 gene encoding thiosulfate/3-mercaptopyruvate sulfurtransferase 2-like isoform X1, whose protein sequence is MASSLLTKILLSPRSIHTSSLFTHHPPILSSLFNKQLSSLRGVSTFTAQNTKLTSWAPCMASSVVSRRATYSTRSAPTNEPVVSVDWLYENLKEPDIKVVDASWYMPDEQRNPIQEYQVAHIPGALFFDIDGIADRTTNLPHMLPSEKAFAAAVSALGIHNKDDLVVYDGKGLFSAARVWWMFRVFGHDRVWVLDGGLPRWRASGYDVESSASSDAILKASAASEAIEKVSQGQAVGPITFETKFQPHLVWTLEQVTKNIEEKSHQQVDARSKPRFDGIAPEPRKGIRSGHVPGSKCIPFPQILDSSQALLPAGELKKRFEQEGISLEKPVVTSCGTGVTACILALGLHRLGKTDVPVYDGSWTEWGSHPDTPVDTAAQTQ, encoded by the exons ATGGCTTCGTCCCTTTTGACAAAGATTCTTTTATCTCCTCGCTCGATTCACACCTCCTCCTTATTCACTCACCACCCACcaattctctcttctctcttcaaT AAGCAGCTGTCCTCTTTACGAGGTGTTTCAACCTTTACAGCCCAAAATACTAAGTTGACTAGTTGGGCTCCTTGTATGGCTTCTTCAGTAGTTAGTAGAAGAGCTACATATTCGACGCGATCTGCACCTACGAATGAGCCAGTTGTTTCTGTAGATTGGCTTTACGAAAACTTGAAGGAGCCTGATATTAAG GTGGTGGATGCATCCTGGTACATGCCGGATGAGCAAAGGAATCCGATTCAAGAGTATCAG GTTGCTCACATTCCCGGGGCCCTTTTCTTTGACATAGATGGAATCGCAGACCGCACTACAAAT TTGCCGCACATGTTACCTTCAGAGAAAGCTTTTGCCGCTGCTGTTTCTGCTCTTGGCATACATAACAAAGACGACCTAGTTGTTTATGACGGAAAAGGACTATTTAGTGCAGCCCGTGTTTGGTG GATGTTCCGAGTGTTTGGGCATGACAGAGTTTGGGTATTAGACGGTGGCCTACCAAGATGGCGTGCATCTGGTTACGATGTTGAATCTAGTGCTTCGAGTGATGCTATTCTTAAAGCCAGTGCTGCAAGTGAGGCGATAGAGAAAGTATCTCAAGGACAAGCA GTTGGTCCAATCACATTTGAGACTAAATTTCAGCCACATCTTGTTTGGACCCTTGAACAG GTAACGAAAAATATTGAGGAAAAATCTCACCAACAGGTAGATGCTCGATCAAAGCCTAG GTTTGACGGAATTGCACCAGAGCCCAGAAAGGGAATCAGAAGTGGTCACGTACCTGGCAGCAAATGCATTCCTTTTCCCCAG ATTTTAGATAGTTCACAAGCATTGTTACCAGCAGGCGAGCTTAAGAAGCGATTTGAACAAGAAG GCATCTCTTTGGAAAAGCCAGTCGTGACTTCGTGTGGAACCGGAGTAACTGCATGCATTCTTGCATTG GGTCTTCATCGTCTTGGAAAGACCGATGTTCCGGTTTACGATGGATCATGGACCGAATGGGGATCACATCCTGATACTCCTGTCGACACCGCCGCACAAACGCAATAG
- the LOC131631740 gene encoding transcription factor bHLH52-like produces the protein MGFLTSHYNNNYNNSYPSHQSLQTFDNSETITFQHHHEHQQQQHQQNYDFSSSFLDETLFFPSPCNFYTNEDNNYYYPCEDQLIIDSTFSCDQNDGFVSMNDIFPNEENLNNYVNNLPCPKRQKLGYEETLTNHQQQQELLNSANYFVDEFIANPFSTTTLFEPEAEPEAFLCSNVVDVVQCEKKVGGERTISTQSIAARERRRKITEKTQELGKLVPGGPKMNTAEMLSAAANYVRFLQAQVGMLQVMETFSKEEKEPPPPPSEDLHKLVVSPFVQEKLYSEEKCFISKGIITTLANNVEVRSKPSILQGLKQLVGAEIDDEDEKKPKQE, from the exons ATGGGATTTCTCACTTCACACTACAACAACAACTATAATAACTCTTACCCTTCTCATCAATCTCTTCAAACCTTCGACAACTCCGAAACCATCACTTTCCAACATCATCatgaacatcaacaacaacaacaccaacaaaacTATGACTTTTCGTCTTCCTTTCTAGATGAAACCTTGTTTTTTCCGAGTCCTTGTAATTTTTACACAAACGaggataataattattattatcctTGTGAAGATCAACTAATCATTGACTCAACTTTCTCTTGTGATCAAAACGATGGTTTCGTTTCAATGAACGACATTTTCCCAAACGAGGAAAATCTCAACAACTATGTTAACAATCTTCCATGTCCGAAACGACAGAAGCTAGGTTATGAAGAAACATTAACAAACCATCAACAACAACAGGAGCTTTTGAACTCAGCCAATTATTTTGTGGATGAGTTTATAGCGAACCCTTTTAGTACTACTACTTTATTCGAACCGGAAGCGGAACCGGAAGCGTTTTTGTGTTCGAATGTGGTTGATGTTGTGCAATGTGAGAAGAAGGTTGGCGGCGAAAGGACTATTTCGACGCAGAGTATTGCGGCGAGGGAGAGGAGGAGAAAGATAACTGAGAAGACGCAAGAGCTTGGGAAGTTGGTTCCTGGTGGACCTAAGATGAATACTGCTGAGATGCTTAGTGCTGCTGCTAATTATGTTAGGTTTCTTCAAGCTCAAGTTGGAATGCTTCAAGTTATGGAAACTTTTAGCAAG GAAGAAAAGGAACCTCCTCCTCCTCCAAGTGAAGATCTACACAAGCTAGTTGTTTCTCCTTTTGTTCAAGAGAAGTTGTATTCGGAAGAAAAGTGCTTTATTTCAAAAGGGATTATCACCACATTGGCCAACAATGTTGAGGTTAGGTCAAAACCTTCAATCCTTCAAGGTCTTAAGCAACTTGTTGGAGCAGAGATTGATGATGAGGATGAGAAGAAACCAAAACAAGAATAA
- the LOC131631730 gene encoding thiosulfate/3-mercaptopyruvate sulfurtransferase 2-like isoform X2 encodes MASSLLTKILLSPRSIHTSSLFTHHPPILSSLFNLSSLRGVSTFTAQNTKLTSWAPCMASSVVSRRATYSTRSAPTNEPVVSVDWLYENLKEPDIKVVDASWYMPDEQRNPIQEYQVAHIPGALFFDIDGIADRTTNLPHMLPSEKAFAAAVSALGIHNKDDLVVYDGKGLFSAARVWWMFRVFGHDRVWVLDGGLPRWRASGYDVESSASSDAILKASAASEAIEKVSQGQAVGPITFETKFQPHLVWTLEQVTKNIEEKSHQQVDARSKPRFDGIAPEPRKGIRSGHVPGSKCIPFPQILDSSQALLPAGELKKRFEQEGISLEKPVVTSCGTGVTACILALGLHRLGKTDVPVYDGSWTEWGSHPDTPVDTAAQTQ; translated from the exons ATGGCTTCGTCCCTTTTGACAAAGATTCTTTTATCTCCTCGCTCGATTCACACCTCCTCCTTATTCACTCACCACCCACcaattctctcttctctcttcaaT CTGTCCTCTTTACGAGGTGTTTCAACCTTTACAGCCCAAAATACTAAGTTGACTAGTTGGGCTCCTTGTATGGCTTCTTCAGTAGTTAGTAGAAGAGCTACATATTCGACGCGATCTGCACCTACGAATGAGCCAGTTGTTTCTGTAGATTGGCTTTACGAAAACTTGAAGGAGCCTGATATTAAG GTGGTGGATGCATCCTGGTACATGCCGGATGAGCAAAGGAATCCGATTCAAGAGTATCAG GTTGCTCACATTCCCGGGGCCCTTTTCTTTGACATAGATGGAATCGCAGACCGCACTACAAAT TTGCCGCACATGTTACCTTCAGAGAAAGCTTTTGCCGCTGCTGTTTCTGCTCTTGGCATACATAACAAAGACGACCTAGTTGTTTATGACGGAAAAGGACTATTTAGTGCAGCCCGTGTTTGGTG GATGTTCCGAGTGTTTGGGCATGACAGAGTTTGGGTATTAGACGGTGGCCTACCAAGATGGCGTGCATCTGGTTACGATGTTGAATCTAGTGCTTCGAGTGATGCTATTCTTAAAGCCAGTGCTGCAAGTGAGGCGATAGAGAAAGTATCTCAAGGACAAGCA GTTGGTCCAATCACATTTGAGACTAAATTTCAGCCACATCTTGTTTGGACCCTTGAACAG GTAACGAAAAATATTGAGGAAAAATCTCACCAACAGGTAGATGCTCGATCAAAGCCTAG GTTTGACGGAATTGCACCAGAGCCCAGAAAGGGAATCAGAAGTGGTCACGTACCTGGCAGCAAATGCATTCCTTTTCCCCAG ATTTTAGATAGTTCACAAGCATTGTTACCAGCAGGCGAGCTTAAGAAGCGATTTGAACAAGAAG GCATCTCTTTGGAAAAGCCAGTCGTGACTTCGTGTGGAACCGGAGTAACTGCATGCATTCTTGCATTG GGTCTTCATCGTCTTGGAAAGACCGATGTTCCGGTTTACGATGGATCATGGACCGAATGGGGATCACATCCTGATACTCCTGTCGACACCGCCGCACAAACGCAATAG